The Methanocorpusculum vombati genomic interval TCTGGAGAAGGTCCGGCTTATCTGGGCTTTGCTGCAGTCGATGTTTGCGGCGGATGATGAGGATGAGGAGTCCGCAGGCGGAATTGACAAGGTGTCGATTGATGAGCTGACGAATCCGGATATTATTGAGATGGCGCTTGAGGAGTTCCATACGTTTTCGCCGAACGGGGCAAAGGCGCTGATTGATGAGCGTGATGCGTATCTTGCGCACGGGGTGATTGATCTGGAGCGGAGTTCCTATGAACGTGCGGTGGTGGTGGTTGGTGCGGGGCATGTGCCGGGTATCAACCGGTTCCGGGAGGATCCGTCTACGCTTCCGCCGCTTGCGGAGCTGCTGGCAAAGCCGAAGCATTATCCCTGGGGGAAGATCATCGGCGGTCTGTTTGTTGCCATGTTTGCGGTGATTCTGGTTGCGATTGCGTTTTCCGGAGCGACGGAACTTTTGGTGTGGGCAATTGTGTACTGGGTGCTGCTGCATGGGCTGTTTGCGGGTGTTGCAACGCTTCTGGTCCGCGGTCATCCGTTCTCTGCGGCGGTTGCGGCGGCGCTTGCCTGGATGACGTCGCTGAATCCGTTCCTTGCGGCGGGCTGGTTTGCGGCGATTGTTGAGGCGAAGATGCGGCCGCCGACGGCAGGGGATCTGAAGGCGATTTCGCGGGCGGAGTCTATCGGGGAGATGCTGTCGGTTCCGCTGTTCCGCATTCTGCTTGTTGCGGCGGTGGCAAATATCGGGAGTTCGCTTGCGACGGTGTGTTTCTTTGTGTTCTTAACGCCGCTGCTCGGGGTGGATCTGGATATGATGACGCAGATTCTGATGACCGGTCTGTCGAATCTCTGGCAGTTTCTGACCGGCTGGTTCTAATCTTTTTTGGGGGCGGGTTCTGGTAGTAAAAAAGGGAAGTCCGGGAGGGTTAGTCCCGATGTTCGTCTGCGGTCGTTAGCGGGTACCGGCAGGTAACCGATTTCGGCGGACACGTGTTCTCCGGCTGTGTGTGGTGGAATGCTGCCGCAGGCCGGGCGGGTGCACGGTCCCCACCATGAGAAAACAAAAAACATCCCGGAGAACGGATCCCCCGGATCGGCTCCGCTACAGAGCGCTGTGCCTGGAAGAGGACCTGCGGTGTATTTCAGCAAAACAGCAGGTGCAGGATGATAAAGACAAAGCTGAGGAAGAGGAGAAATAAGACGAGTACTGCGATGTATCCTTTTAGGGTTATCATGGTTCTTTTC includes:
- a CDS encoding TraB/GumN family protein — protein: MTEIHIVGTAHVSQKSIDEVRAAVDTVNPDVIAIELDPGRFAALKQQMREAEDAANGITPAAEKHESPEVKDLLKGNFTLMLVQWILAYVQRKIGMNVGIEPGAEMKEAIRLAEERGIRLVLIDRDIRITLARFWGGMRILEKVRLIWALLQSMFAADDEDEESAGGIDKVSIDELTNPDIIEMALEEFHTFSPNGAKALIDERDAYLAHGVIDLERSSYERAVVVVGAGHVPGINRFREDPSTLPPLAELLAKPKHYPWGKIIGGLFVAMFAVILVAIAFSGATELLVWAIVYWVLLHGLFAGVATLLVRGHPFSAAVAAALAWMTSLNPFLAAGWFAAIVEAKMRPPTAGDLKAISRAESIGEMLSVPLFRILLVAAVANIGSSLATVCFFVFLTPLLGVDLDMMTQILMTGLSNLWQFLTGWF